One genomic region from Lacerta agilis isolate rLacAgi1 chromosome 13, rLacAgi1.pri, whole genome shotgun sequence encodes:
- the GPR139 gene encoding probable G-protein coupled receptor 139: MEQDYIHMHNGSLHGCGLGYVPVVYYSLLLCLGLPANILTVIILSQLVARRQKSSYNYLLALAAADLLVLFFIVFVDFLLEDFILKKQMPEVLDKIIEVLEFSSIHTSIWITVPLTIDRYIAVCHPLKYHTVSYPARTRKVIVSVYIICFLTSIPYYWWPNIWKEDYTSTLVHHVLIWTHCFTVYLVPCSIFFVLNSIIVCKLRQKCNFRLRGYSTGKTTAILFTITSIFAILWAPRIIMILYHLYVSPIHNSWSVHIVSDVANMLALLNTAINFFLYCFISKRFRTMAATTLKAFFKCQKQPVQFYTNHNFSITSSPWISPANSHCIKMLVYQYDKNGKPIKISP, translated from the exons ATGGAGCAAGATTACATCCACATGCACAATGGCTCTCTGCACGGCTGTGGCTTAGGATACGTACCTGTCGTCTACTACAGCTTGCTTCTTTGCCTGGGGCTACCAG cTAACATTTTGACCGTCATCATTTTGTCCCAGCTGGTGGCACGCAGACAGAAGTCCTCCTACAACTACCTTCTGGCTCTGGCAGCTGCTGATTTGCTGGTGCTCTTCTTCATTGTCTTCGTTGACTTTTTATTGGAAGACTTCATCTTGAAAAAGCAAATGCCAGAGGTCCTGGACAAAATCATCGAGGTCTTGGAATTTTCGTCCATCCACACATCCATTTGGATTACTGTTCCACTGACCATTGACCGCTACATTGCTGTCTGCCACCCTCTCAAATATCACACGGTTTCTTACCCAGCCCGTACTCGGAAAGTCATTGTCAGCGTTTATATCATTTGCTTTCTGACCAGCATCCCTTATTACTGGTGGCCCAATATTTGGAAAGAGGACTACACAAGCACACTGGTCCATCACGTCCTCATCTGGACCCATTGCTTCACTGTCTACTTGGTGCCCTGCTCCATCTTCTTCGTCTTAAATTCCATCATTGTGTGCAAGCTTCGCCAGAAGTGCAATTTCCGCCTGAGAGGCTATTCCACTGGGAAAACCACCGCCATCTTGTTTACCATCACCTCCATTTTCGCCATCCTTTGGGCACCAAGAATCATCATGATCCTCTATCACCTTTACGTCTCGCCAATACACAACAGCTGGTCAGTCCACATTGTCTCAGATGTTGCCAACATGCTGGCGCTGCTGAACACAGCCATCAattttttcctgtactgtttcatcAGCAAGCGCTTCCGCACAATGGCAGCCACAACGCTCAAGGCTTTCTTTAAGTGCCAGAAGCAACCCGTCCAATTCTACACAAACCATAACTTTTCCATAACTAGCAGTCCCTGGATATCTCCAGCCAACTCCCACTGCATCAAAATGCTGGTTTACCAATACGATAAGAATGGAAAGCCTATAAAGATATCGCCATGA